From a region of the Streptococcus ruminantium genome:
- a CDS encoding tetratricopeptide repeat protein yields MNNSEKMMVCLEQQDLGKANKYFNRALIEDDPGTLLSLAAYLQGIGFFPQAGQIYTQIKDEFPEVAINLAQIAFEDGLVEEAFGYLEEIPEESLVYVEALLVKADLYQAEGLADVAREKMLEASRISDEPIILFGLAELDMELEYFKEAISYYAQLDNREIYELTGISTYQRIGLAYASLGKFEAAIEFLEKAVELEYDDQTVFELAALLFEKEEYQKANLYFKQLDTINPDFEGYEYVYAQSLHAEHKLEEALEMTEKGLSRNGFDANLLLQASQYAYELHDKEAAENYLLKAKELVDDNNELLLRLTNLYLEQGRFEEVVALFSEDLDNVLARWNVAKAYQALEESERALALYDELVVDLADNPEFLADYVEVLRQLGRLEEARMQASRYIQLVPDDLAMQEFLNQG; encoded by the coding sequence ATGAACAATAGTGAAAAAATGATGGTTTGTCTGGAACAGCAGGATTTGGGAAAGGCTAATAAGTATTTTAACCGAGCCTTGATTGAGGATGATCCAGGTACACTCTTATCTTTAGCTGCTTATCTGCAAGGTATTGGTTTTTTTCCTCAGGCAGGTCAAATCTATACTCAAATCAAGGATGAATTTCCGGAGGTGGCAATCAACTTAGCCCAGATTGCTTTTGAAGATGGGTTGGTAGAAGAGGCTTTTGGTTATTTGGAAGAGATTCCAGAAGAGAGTTTGGTTTATGTAGAAGCTTTATTGGTCAAGGCAGACTTGTATCAGGCAGAAGGCTTGGCAGATGTGGCGCGTGAGAAGATGTTGGAGGCAAGTCGAATATCGGACGAGCCAATTATTCTATTTGGTTTGGCTGAATTGGATATGGAATTAGAGTATTTCAAGGAAGCTATTTCTTACTACGCTCAACTGGATAATCGTGAAATTTATGAACTGACGGGGATTTCGACCTACCAGCGAATTGGGCTTGCTTATGCTAGTCTGGGAAAATTTGAGGCAGCGATTGAATTTTTGGAAAAAGCTGTTGAGTTGGAATATGATGATCAGACGGTTTTTGAGTTGGCTGCTCTGCTATTTGAAAAAGAAGAGTATCAAAAGGCCAATCTCTATTTTAAACAGCTTGATACAATCAATCCTGATTTTGAGGGGTACGAGTATGTCTATGCTCAGTCTTTACATGCAGAGCATAAGTTGGAAGAAGCTTTGGAGATGACAGAAAAGGGGCTATCTAGGAATGGTTTTGATGCCAATCTCTTGCTTCAGGCTTCACAATATGCTTATGAGTTACATGATAAAGAAGCTGCTGAAAATTACTTGCTCAAAGCGAAAGAACTAGTAGATGATAACAATGAATTGCTTTTGCGTTTGACGAATCTCTACCTTGAACAAGGAAGATTTGAAGAGGTTGTAGCTCTGTTTAGTGAGGATTTGGACAATGTTTTAGCTCGTTGGAATGTGGCTAAAGCTTATCAGGCTTTGGAAGAAAGTGAGCGTGCCCTCGCTCTTTATGATGAATTGGTTGTGGACTTGGCAGATAACCCAGAATTTTTGGCTGATTATGTGGAAGTTTTACGTCAACTTGGTCGATTGGAAGAGGCGAGAATGCAGGCTAGTCGCTATATCCAATTGGTTCCAGATGATTTGGCGATGCAAGAGTTTTTAAATCAAGGGTAG
- a CDS encoding AI-2E family transporter, translated as MDDKNQKFGWTWFFRLFLNSQAVTFLLVMLLAFLTIFVFSKISFLLKPVGSFLEIILLPMILTGLLYYLLNPMVDWMEKHKIPRTVGISILFVLISLLIVWGLAVAIPSIQEQVTSFARSLPSNIQRIEGEVTSLLQDDRFEQFRPTALEMVNKVNDQIVTHVQKFSSSAVNWASNIISTTSQIIVAIMIMPFILFYLLRDGKELNNYITQYLPTKWREPIGTVLTDVNGQLSNYVRGQVTVAIIVALMFSLMFSVIGLSYPVTLGVLAGFLNLIPFMGSFLAMIPAVILGLIAGPIMLIKVLVVFMIEQTIEGRFVTPLIIGNSLNIHPITILFVLLTAGQISGILGVLLGIPIYASIKVLVKAIFEWYKTHSDLYENEKDEVVNEQ; from the coding sequence ATGGACGATAAGAATCAAAAATTTGGCTGGACTTGGTTTTTCCGTTTGTTCTTAAACAGTCAGGCGGTCACGTTTTTATTGGTGATGTTGCTAGCCTTTCTTACCATATTTGTTTTTAGTAAGATTAGTTTTTTGTTAAAACCTGTGGGAAGTTTTTTAGAAATTATACTCTTGCCTATGATTTTGACAGGATTACTATATTATCTGCTGAATCCAATGGTGGATTGGATGGAAAAGCATAAAATCCCTCGTACGGTCGGTATTTCCATTCTTTTTGTTTTAATTAGTCTTTTAATTGTTTGGGGATTGGCTGTGGCTATTCCAAGTATCCAAGAACAGGTGACTTCTTTTGCGAGAAGTTTGCCCTCAAATATTCAGAGAATTGAAGGCGAGGTAACTAGTCTTCTTCAAGATGATCGTTTTGAGCAGTTTAGGCCAACTGCTCTAGAGATGGTCAATAAGGTAAATGATCAAATTGTGACTCATGTTCAGAAATTCTCTTCAAGTGCAGTTAACTGGGCTAGTAATATTATTTCAACAACTTCACAGATTATTGTTGCGATTATGATTATGCCGTTCATTCTTTTCTATCTATTGAGGGATGGCAAAGAGTTGAACAACTATATCACACAGTATTTGCCAACCAAGTGGAGAGAACCGATTGGAACTGTTTTAACAGATGTGAATGGGCAGCTCTCTAATTATGTCCGTGGTCAGGTGACAGTGGCCATTATTGTAGCACTAATGTTTTCTTTGATGTTTTCTGTTATCGGACTGAGTTATCCGGTCACTTTAGGGGTATTGGCAGGTTTTTTAAATCTTATTCCTTTTATGGGCTCTTTCTTGGCTATGATTCCAGCAGTGATTTTAGGCTTGATTGCCGGACCGATCATGCTTATCAAGGTTTTAGTAGTCTTTATGATTGAGCAAACGATTGAAGGACGCTTCGTGACTCCGCTGATTATCGGTAACTCACTCAACATTCATCCGATTACCATCTTGTTTGTTTTACTAACTGCGGGTCAAATATCTGGTATCTTGGGAGTGCTACTAGGTATCCCAATCTATGCATCTATCAAGGTGTTGGTTAAGGCAATATTTGAATGGTATAAAACGCATAGTGATTTGTATGAAAATGAAAAAGATGAGGTTGTGAATGAACAATAG
- a CDS encoding lactonase family protein, which yields MTIYFGTYTKRESKGIYKAQFDSEKGKLSHLELVAEEPNPTYLSFDKSGYLYSVGAENGLGGIAAFRTDFTPLNHVVSEGAPHCYVAVDEERNLVYASNYHKGQVLVYKQLTDGSLELADLVQHQGSGPHENQVSAHVHFSNLTPDKFLVTCDLGCDQVVTYRVSDQGELEKLATYQATSGSGPRHIVFHPVAKIAYLICELNSTIEVLIYDGWGQFELMQTISTLPKEHTGFNGTAAIRITRDGKFVYGSNRGNDSIAVYKTLGDASLELVEIVPTGGTTPRDFTLSPDEKHVIVVHQDSDNATVFARDSKTGQLTELSHDFYVPEAVCVTFS from the coding sequence ATGACAATCTATTTCGGTACATATACAAAACGAGAATCCAAAGGAATTTACAAAGCACAATTTGACTCTGAAAAAGGAAAATTAAGCCACTTAGAATTAGTTGCTGAAGAACCAAATCCTACCTATCTCTCCTTTGATAAATCAGGGTACCTTTACTCTGTTGGAGCAGAAAATGGTCTAGGAGGCATCGCTGCTTTCAGGACTGACTTTACTCCACTCAACCATGTGGTATCCGAGGGCGCTCCACACTGCTATGTTGCTGTGGATGAAGAACGCAACTTAGTCTACGCCTCCAACTACCATAAGGGACAAGTCCTAGTGTACAAACAACTGACAGACGGATCACTAGAACTAGCTGACCTTGTACAACACCAAGGTTCTGGACCGCATGAAAATCAAGTCTCCGCCCATGTTCATTTTTCTAATTTGACACCGGATAAATTCTTAGTAACCTGCGATTTGGGCTGTGACCAAGTGGTTACTTATAGGGTATCGGATCAGGGAGAACTCGAAAAATTAGCTACTTACCAAGCCACTTCAGGTAGTGGCCCACGCCATATTGTTTTTCATCCCGTAGCCAAAATTGCCTACCTAATCTGCGAACTTAATTCTACTATTGAAGTTCTTATCTATGACGGTTGGGGACAATTCGAGCTGATGCAAACCATTTCCACTCTCCCTAAAGAGCATACTGGCTTCAATGGCACTGCTGCTATTCGTATCACAAGAGACGGAAAATTTGTCTACGGTTCTAATCGTGGGAATGATTCTATTGCAGTTTACAAAACACTCGGCGATGCCAGCTTAGAACTAGTAGAAATTGTCCCAACAGGCGGAACAACCCCACGGGATTTCACCCTCAGCCCTGATGAAAAACATGTCATTGTTGTCCATCAAGATTCTGACAATGCGACTGTTTTTGCAAGGGACTCAAAGACTGGACAATTAACTGAGCTTTCTCACGACTTCTATGTTCCTGAGGCTGTTTGTGTTACATTCTCATAA
- a CDS encoding HAD family hydrolase — translation MMEWIFFDLGSTLLDEEEAYSHYVKECVKRLQFLGRDGSFNFYCKKMEEFARGGGDPIKETWNYFAPNEKRPLWTNEGVRLYPVVKEVLEKLSSNYQLGIIANQSGGVRALLEDWGVLSYFQLIILSEEIGFTKPDPTIFKLALEKAATSADKTIYVGDRYDNDILPAKSLGMRAVRVMTGLGRLGVEDGKWKSDWQIDSLLELIAMIDSQRQSFEMNCSL, via the coding sequence ATGATGGAGTGGATATTCTTTGATTTAGGCTCAACTCTTTTAGACGAAGAGGAAGCGTATAGTCATTACGTGAAAGAGTGTGTGAAAAGGTTGCAGTTTCTTGGAAGAGATGGTTCTTTCAATTTTTATTGTAAGAAAATGGAGGAGTTTGCTCGTGGTGGAGGAGACCCGATTAAGGAGACGTGGAACTATTTTGCTCCAAATGAAAAACGTCCTTTGTGGACAAATGAGGGGGTCAGACTCTATCCGGTAGTAAAAGAAGTTCTTGAAAAGCTATCTAGTAACTATCAGTTGGGGATTATTGCGAATCAATCTGGTGGAGTCAGGGCCTTACTGGAGGACTGGGGAGTGCTATCCTACTTTCAGTTAATTATCTTGTCTGAAGAGATTGGGTTCACTAAGCCAGATCCGACTATTTTCAAACTTGCTTTGGAAAAGGCAGCTACTTCGGCAGATAAAACTATTTATGTCGGCGATCGATATGATAATGATATTTTGCCTGCAAAATCTCTTGGAATGCGAGCAGTTCGAGTGATGACTGGACTGGGGAGATTGGGAGTAGAGGATGGGAAGTGGAAGAGTGATTGGCAGATTGACTCGCTTCTAGAACTGATCGCTATGATTGATAGTCAGCGACAATCGTTTGAAATGAACTGTTCCTTGTAA
- the eno gene encoding surface-displayed alpha-enolase, with product MSIITDVYAREVLDSRGNPTLEVEVYTESGAFGRGMVPSGASTGEHEAVELRDGDKSRYLGLGTQKAVDNVNNVIADAIIGFDVRDQQAIDRAMIALDGTPNKGKLGANAILGVSIAVARAAADYLEVPLYTYLGGFNTKVLPTPMMNIINGGSHSDAPIAFQEFMILPVGAPSFKEGLRWGAEVFHALKKILKARGLVTAVGDEGGFAPKFEGTEDGVETIIEAIEAAGYEAGENGIMIGFDCASSEFYDKERKVYDYTKFEGEGAAVRTSAEQIDYLEELVNKYPIITIEDGMDENDWDGWKALTERLGKRVQLVGDDFFVTNTDYLARGIKEGAANSILIKVNQIGTLTETFEAIEMAKEAGYTAVVSHRSGETEDSTIADIAVATNAGQIKTGSLSRTDRIAKYNQLLRIEDQLGEVAVYKGLNSFYNLKK from the coding sequence ATGTCAATTATTACTGATGTTTACGCTCGTGAAGTCCTTGACTCACGCGGTAACCCTACACTTGAAGTCGAAGTTTATACTGAATCAGGTGCTTTCGGACGTGGTATGGTTCCATCAGGAGCTTCTACTGGTGAGCACGAAGCAGTTGAGCTTCGCGATGGTGACAAGTCTCGTTACCTCGGTCTTGGTACTCAAAAAGCTGTTGACAACGTGAATAACGTGATTGCTGATGCTATCATTGGTTTTGACGTTCGTGATCAACAAGCTATCGACCGCGCTATGATTGCTCTTGACGGTACTCCTAACAAAGGTAAATTGGGTGCAAATGCTATTCTTGGTGTTTCTATTGCTGTTGCGCGTGCAGCTGCTGACTACCTTGAAGTGCCACTTTACACTTACCTAGGCGGATTCAATACCAAAGTATTACCAACTCCAATGATGAACATCATCAACGGTGGTTCTCACTCTGATGCTCCAATTGCTTTCCAAGAATTTATGATTTTGCCAGTTGGTGCTCCTTCATTTAAAGAAGGTCTTCGTTGGGGTGCTGAAGTATTCCACGCTTTGAAAAAAATCTTGAAAGCTCGTGGTTTGGTAACTGCAGTTGGTGACGAGGGTGGTTTCGCTCCTAAGTTTGAAGGAACTGAGGACGGTGTTGAAACAATTATCGAAGCTATTGAAGCAGCTGGTTATGAAGCTGGTGAAAATGGTATTATGATTGGTTTTGACTGTGCGTCATCTGAGTTCTATGACAAAGAACGCAAAGTTTATGACTACACTAAATTTGAAGGTGAAGGAGCTGCCGTTCGTACGTCTGCAGAGCAAATTGACTACCTTGAAGAGTTGGTTAACAAATACCCAATCATCACGATTGAGGATGGTATGGATGAGAACGACTGGGATGGCTGGAAAGCTCTTACTGAGCGTCTTGGTAAACGCGTTCAATTGGTTGGTGATGACTTCTTTGTAACAAATACTGACTACCTTGCACGTGGTATCAAGGAAGGTGCTGCTAACTCCATTCTTATCAAGGTTAACCAAATCGGTACCCTTACTGAAACATTTGAAGCTATCGAAATGGCTAAAGAAGCTGGTTACACTGCGGTTGTGTCCCACCGTTCAGGTGAAACAGAAGATTCAACAATTGCTGACATTGCAGTTGCAACTAATGCTGGTCAAATAAAGACAGGTTCATTGTCACGTACAGACCGTATTGCTAAATACAACCAATTGCTTCGTATCGAAGATCAATTGGGTGAAGTTGCAGTCTACAAAGGCTTGAACTCATTCTACAACTTGAAAAAATAA
- a CDS encoding DUF1694 domain-containing protein, whose protein sequence is MNDLHTTILQKASGETRFNPDEQRLYMGTYRERVVLLISFEEIQKQQFIHNFDSICQQLSSSHIPLFLKLSPSLSDRLQVSFMKMAQTHTITTSIIDEKIGQSPYALVFHTDHAIDKEKITLEDVFPKLITEEEKKKEEKPSFWKKLFG, encoded by the coding sequence ATGAACGATTTACATACTACTATTCTGCAAAAAGCCTCTGGAGAAACCCGTTTCAATCCCGATGAACAACGACTTTATATGGGAACCTATCGGGAACGGGTAGTGCTACTTATCTCGTTTGAGGAGATACAAAAACAACAATTCATTCACAACTTTGATAGCATCTGCCAACAACTATCTAGTAGTCATATTCCTCTATTTTTAAAGCTGTCCCCGTCTCTATCTGATCGCTTACAAGTTTCATTCATGAAAATGGCTCAGACTCACACAATTACTACATCCATCATTGATGAAAAAATAGGACAATCGCCCTATGCTCTTGTTTTTCATACAGACCATGCTATAGATAAAGAAAAAATTACTTTAGAAGACGTATTTCCAAAACTTATTACTGAAGAGGAAAAAAAGAAAGAGGAAAAGCCTTCCTTCTGGAAAAAATTATTTGGGTAA
- a CDS encoding glycerate kinase family protein codes for MHVLIAPDSFKESLSASQVAQAIHSGFSKVYPQASYDLLPLGDGGEGTVDSLVEALQLKRKQTEVTGPFGEKVSVSYATKDDIAVFEMAEIVGLASIPKEKRHPLQIRTHGVGELILHVVREGARHVFIGIGGSASHDGGIGMAAGLGVNFYDANGQIVEAIGANLGKIASFSAEAIVSDLSQVSIDLVVDVDTPLCGPKGATHVFAAQKGLAVSEFGQVDEEMRSFYQLVNPTILDLAGAGAGGGMAAGLVQFARASIQNGIDFVLDQLRFDERVVQANLVIVGEGRMDAQSLGGKTPMGVARRTPVGIPVIAICGSLKGDLPDFPIENICAAFPIIAEVGGLEDTLRKAEKNLVRTAEQVARTLQLGGKMN; via the coding sequence ATGCATGTTTTAATTGCTCCAGATTCATTCAAGGAATCTCTTTCTGCTTCGCAGGTCGCTCAGGCTATTCATTCAGGTTTTTCTAAAGTTTATCCTCAAGCGAGTTATGATTTACTCCCACTGGGTGATGGTGGCGAAGGAACGGTTGATAGTCTGGTAGAAGCCCTACAACTTAAACGAAAACAGACAGAAGTTACAGGACCTTTTGGTGAAAAAGTTTCTGTTTCCTATGCAACGAAGGATGATATTGCAGTCTTTGAAATGGCTGAAATTGTTGGTCTTGCAAGTATTCCAAAAGAAAAGAGACATCCTCTTCAAATTAGGACTCATGGCGTTGGTGAATTGATTTTACATGTGGTTAGAGAAGGTGCGAGACATGTTTTTATCGGCATAGGTGGCTCTGCTAGTCATGATGGTGGGATTGGGATGGCAGCAGGTTTAGGAGTAAATTTTTATGATGCGAATGGACAGATTGTAGAGGCTATTGGGGCCAACTTAGGAAAGATTGCTAGTTTTTCTGCAGAAGCTATTGTATCTGACCTATCTCAAGTCAGTATTGACTTGGTGGTGGATGTGGATACTCCTCTTTGTGGTCCTAAAGGAGCTACGCATGTTTTTGCAGCTCAAAAAGGATTGGCAGTATCTGAATTTGGGCAGGTGGATGAGGAAATGAGATCCTTCTATCAACTTGTGAATCCTACTATTCTTGATTTGGCTGGAGCTGGTGCAGGAGGGGGTATGGCGGCAGGCTTGGTACAATTTGCTAGAGCCAGCATTCAAAATGGTATTGACTTTGTTTTGGATCAGCTACGATTTGATGAGCGGGTCGTTCAGGCAAATTTAGTTATTGTAGGAGAGGGGAGGATGGATGCACAGAGTTTGGGAGGGAAAACTCCTATGGGAGTTGCTCGACGAACACCTGTAGGTATTCCAGTGATCGCGATTTGTGGTAGTCTTAAAGGAGATTTACCGGATTTTCCCATTGAAAATATCTGTGCAGCTTTCCCGATTATCGCTGAAGTTGGAGGTTTAGAAGACACGCTCCGAAAAGCAGAAAAAAATTTAGTACGAACAGCGGAACAAGTGGCGAGAACTCTTCAACTAGGTGGAAAAATGAATTAA
- a CDS encoding HAD family hydrolase — MYQTILFDLDGTLTDSGQGILNSVAYALEKMGIEEPNPANLQRFIGPPLYESFSRFYQLNQEETQAAVDAFRIYFKEKGMFENQLYPGIISLLEKLKTNGKTLVIATSKPEVFAKQILEHFGIAHYFEVIAGASLDSSRISKTDVIAYALKQINSISLPAIMIGDREHDIEGASANNLPAIGVLYGYGTKQEFETAGASHIVQSVKELEKFLLA; from the coding sequence ATGTATCAGACTATTTTATTTGACCTAGATGGAACATTGACAGACTCTGGTCAAGGAATTTTAAACTCAGTTGCCTACGCACTTGAAAAGATGGGGATAGAAGAACCGAATCCAGCCAATCTACAACGTTTTATCGGTCCACCTTTATATGAATCATTTTCACGATTCTATCAACTGAATCAAGAAGAGACACAAGCTGCAGTAGATGCCTTTCGTATCTATTTCAAAGAAAAAGGAATGTTTGAAAACCAGCTTTATCCAGGTATCATTTCTCTCCTAGAAAAACTGAAAACGAATGGGAAAACACTTGTGATCGCCACTTCAAAGCCAGAAGTTTTTGCTAAACAAATCTTGGAACATTTTGGAATTGCTCACTATTTTGAAGTGATTGCTGGAGCGAGTTTGGATAGCAGCCGTATCAGCAAAACGGATGTTATTGCCTATGCCTTAAAACAGATAAACTCTATCTCCCTTCCAGCTATTATGATTGGCGATAGGGAGCACGATATTGAGGGAGCATCTGCCAATAATTTGCCTGCCATCGGTGTTCTCTATGGCTACGGAACGAAGCAAGAATTTGAAACTGCTGGTGCCAGTCATATTGTTCAAAGTGTGAAAGAGTTAGAGAAGTTTCTTTTAGCTTAA
- the serB gene encoding phosphoserine phosphatase SerB, translating to MKKIKGLVVMDVDSTLIMEEGIDLLGEEAGVGSQVAEITERAMRGELDFVEALRERVALLKGLPETVLATIFDRIHFTPGAEELVAELHRRGYKVAVVSGGFHQTVDRLAERLNLDYVEANTLEIVDGVLTGQVLGEIVTKDVKKAKLRAWAMENSLEMKDTIAMGDGANDLPMIQEAGIGIAFCAKSVVEKEAPYRITEKNLYKLIEIIDEVASQSK from the coding sequence ATGAAGAAAATTAAAGGATTAGTGGTCATGGATGTAGACAGCACCTTGATCATGGAAGAAGGAATTGATCTATTAGGAGAAGAAGCTGGCGTAGGATCGCAGGTGGCGGAGATTACTGAGCGAGCCATGAGAGGAGAATTGGATTTTGTAGAAGCTTTAAGAGAGCGGGTCGCCCTTCTTAAAGGTTTGCCAGAAACGGTTCTTGCTACTATTTTTGATCGCATTCATTTTACACCTGGTGCAGAGGAGCTGGTGGCAGAGCTACACAGACGTGGATATAAAGTAGCAGTAGTGTCAGGTGGATTTCATCAAACGGTAGATAGGTTAGCGGAGCGTCTTAATTTGGACTATGTGGAGGCCAATACACTTGAGATTGTGGATGGAGTTCTTACAGGTCAAGTACTTGGTGAAATTGTGACAAAGGATGTAAAAAAGGCTAAATTGAGGGCTTGGGCTATGGAAAATAGTCTGGAAATGAAGGATACAATTGCTATGGGAGATGGGGCAAATGACTTACCGATGATTCAAGAAGCGGGTATTGGAATTGCTTTTTGTGCCAAATCAGTTGTTGAGAAGGAAGCTCCCTACCGAATTACAGAGAAGAATTTATACAAATTGATTGAGATAATTGATGAAGTGGCTTCCCAAAGCAAGTAA
- the ezrA gene encoding septation ring formation regulator EzrA yields the protein MPTGTIILIVSIVIILIIAYVACLIIRKRNDNLLVALEERKEDLFNLPVNEEVETVKALHLIGQSQVSFREWNQKWVDLSLNSFADIENHIFEAESYNNSFRFVSAKNAIDSIESQIDLIEEDISSIRRGLIELREQEEKNSGRVKHALNLFDNLQAAVRENSESYGETLPELEKQLKNIEVEFSEFVMLNSSGDPIEAAEILDKTEEHMIALNQIMDRIPDLIEKVTKNFPEQLEDLESGYRKLVEQNYLFTEANIESQFQNIRVSIRENTALIVSFDLDAAEAENEAIQAKIDHLYRIFNREIDANKAVVRISKNLPKFLEHAVQNTQLLDEESQRLNALYLLADSKLSRIEQLKKRLETIEIVVAESVEDLENPQVAYSILEERLEHSLASLKEIEEEQLVLADYLKSQEVSESTARKKATLYINKLHTLKRYMEKRNLPGIPAEFLTSFFRTSDHVETLIAELDYKRINTEVVNRLLENATYDMNQLEELAYLIVQNATLTEQLLQYSNRYRSFDESVQKAFNRSLSIFEKEFDYQAAFEEISFALETVEPGVTERFVRSYEKTREAIRY from the coding sequence ATGCCTACAGGAACAATCATCTTAATCGTTTCGATTGTTATTATTCTAATCATTGCCTATGTAGCTTGCTTGATTATTCGCAAACGCAATGACAACCTCTTGGTTGCATTGGAGGAACGCAAGGAAGATCTATTTAACCTCCCAGTTAATGAAGAAGTTGAGACTGTTAAGGCTCTTCATTTGATTGGTCAGAGTCAGGTTTCATTCCGTGAGTGGAATCAAAAGTGGGTGGATTTATCGCTCAATTCGTTTGCTGATATTGAAAACCATATTTTTGAAGCAGAGAGCTACAATAATTCTTTTCGTTTTGTTAGTGCTAAAAACGCTATTGATAGCATTGAAAGCCAAATTGATTTGATTGAGGAAGATATTTCTTCTATCCGTCGCGGTCTAATTGAGCTGAGGGAACAAGAGGAAAAAAACTCTGGTCGTGTCAAACATGCTTTAAACTTATTTGATAACTTGCAAGCAGCCGTTCGTGAAAATTCTGAGAGTTATGGCGAGACATTGCCAGAGCTTGAAAAACAGTTGAAAAATATTGAAGTCGAGTTCTCTGAGTTTGTGATGCTTAATTCATCAGGTGACCCTATAGAAGCTGCTGAGATTCTTGACAAGACAGAAGAGCACATGATTGCCTTGAATCAAATTATGGATCGTATCCCAGATTTGATTGAAAAAGTAACCAAAAACTTCCCAGAACAGTTAGAAGATTTGGAATCTGGTTATCGCAAATTAGTTGAGCAAAATTACTTATTTACAGAAGCAAATATTGAGTCGCAATTCCAAAATATTCGCGTATCGATCCGTGAAAATACAGCCCTGATTGTTTCTTTTGATTTGGATGCTGCAGAGGCTGAAAATGAAGCCATCCAGGCGAAAATTGACCATCTGTATCGTATTTTTAATCGAGAAATTGATGCCAATAAGGCAGTTGTTAGGATTAGCAAAAACTTGCCGAAATTTTTGGAACATGCTGTGCAAAACACACAACTTTTGGATGAGGAAAGTCAGCGTTTGAATGCTTTGTACCTTCTAGCTGACAGTAAACTTTCACGGATTGAGCAGTTGAAAAAACGCTTGGAAACAATTGAAATTGTTGTGGCAGAAAGCGTAGAAGATCTTGAGAATCCACAAGTAGCTTACTCTATTTTGGAAGAACGTCTGGAGCATTCCCTAGCTAGTTTGAAAGAAATTGAAGAAGAGCAGCTAGTATTGGCTGACTATCTCAAATCGCAAGAAGTATCAGAAAGTACAGCACGCAAAAAGGCTACTCTTTATATCAATAAGCTTCATACCCTTAAGCGTTATATGGAAAAGCGCAATCTTCCAGGGATTCCGGCAGAGTTCTTGACTAGCTTTTTCAGAACCAGCGATCATGTAGAAACCTTAATTGCTGAACTGGATTATAAGCGGATTAACACAGAAGTCGTCAATCGTCTGTTGGAAAATGCAACCTATGATATGAATCAATTAGAGGAGTTAGCATACTTAATCGTGCAGAACGCTACTTTGACAGAGCAGCTTTTACAGTATTCTAACCGTTACCGTTCATTTGATGAAAGTGTACAAAAAGCCTTCAACCGCTCGCTGTCAATCTTTGAAAAAGAATTTGACTATCAAGCAGCTTTTGAAGAAATTTCATTTGCTTTGGAGACGGTTGAGCCGGGTGTAACAGAGCGCTTTGTACGTTCGTATGAGAAAACTCGAGAGGCTATCCGCTATTAA